The following are from one region of the Penaeus chinensis breed Huanghai No. 1 chromosome 32, ASM1920278v2, whole genome shotgun sequence genome:
- the LOC125042346 gene encoding uncharacterized protein LOC125042346 — MFAPVLLSLLALVSASADHGYGPPPCYPKTHYVTNYQTKVHEVPYYDTVYKTQYVPKTEYQPVYKTIYSTNYHTQYVPEYLTKTQYQTQLKYVTNYKTQYVTQHHTKYVTNIEYVPKYVTKTAYNTIYKTQVQYQTLYKTEYEPHYVTKTQYQYKTHYNTQYVPQYHTVVHTEYGYKTVCPKPYGYGY; from the exons ATGTTCGCACCTGTGCTACTAAGCTTGTTGGCTCTGGTTTCGGCTTCGGCTGACCATGGCTACGGCCCGCCCCCTTGCTACCCGAAGACACATTACGTCACAAATTACCAAACCAAAGTACATGAG gtCCCGTACTACGATACGGTGTACAAGACCCAGTACGTGCCCAAGACGGAATACCAGCCCGTCTACAAGACCATCTACAGCACGAACTACCACACTCAGTACGTCCCCGAATACCTCACCAAAACGCAGTACCAGACGCAGCTGAAATACGTCACGAACTACAAGACACAGTACGTCACGCAGCACCACACGAAATACGTCACCAACATCGAATACGTTCCCAAATACGTCACCAAAACGGCCTACAACACCATCTACAAGACTCAAGTTCAGTACCAGACCTTGTACAAGACGGAATACGAACCTCACTACGTCACAAAGACCCAGTACCAGTACAAGACCCATTACAATACGCAGTACGTGCCTCAGTACCACACGGTCGTCCACACGGAATACGGCTACAAGACGGTGTGTCCAAAACCCTATGGCTATGGTTATTAA